The Cytobacillus sp. NJ13 sequence TTAATTGCTGTTCCTATAAACGGTTTATAAAATCATACTTCCGGATGGAAGCCCAATTACTTCAAACTTTCTATAATACCGCCAGATGTTTTTTGACGTGCAGGTATACCGCCGCGCCCAGGTTTCCCAGTATTCTCATCAATAAACATCGCGAAATCCGGAGAAATTTCCCGGCCATTTGGCATCGTGAGCCACAATCTTAATAAATGACGTTTGCGCTCCGGTTCTGCATAGTCTTCGTATTGAGTACGTGAGTGAAGAACTACATAATTATTGACGAATTGCATATCACCTGGCTCCAACATCATATTAAAATGCATATTTTCATCATGAAGGAGGGAATCTAGAAGGTCTAGTGCTTCAACTTCTACTTTTGACAACTGAATACCTGTTTTCTCTTGGGCTGATTCGATGAATAATCGGACATATCTGCAGCTTAATTTACCATCAAAATAATTAAAGATAGGTGATGTGAATACTGGAGATTCACCTGGTCCTTCTTCCCCACGACGATCGAAGAAAAATGGACGAGAGAGAATACCAAGATACTCAGGGTACTTCTCCAAAATCTCATTATAAACAGCCATCGAACTTACGATACTGCTGTACCCGCCGGTTTTCCCCTTCCGCAGACTTAATAATCCGACAACATCTGATCCATCTGCATGAAAAGGAAGATGCAATTTCGTTTGGTATCCGCGTACATTTGAATTTTCTAAACTAAGACCTTTATCAATGACATGCCCTAAGAGATCACCATTCGCGTTTTGCGATACTGGAATACCCATATGAAGCCCAAGCCCCCAATAAATAATGCTTGCTTCCTCATCTGTATATCTTTCCAGTGGCAATCCACGAATTAATAGAAAACCTCTCCCATTCTCCAATTCTTCTACAAAGTATTCGATTTCATTAAAAAGATCAGGGATCGGAAAATCCTCCTTTGTAAAGTCAGGGGCTTTTAGGCACTTTTGCTGAACATGAGATAAGGCGTTCTCTAGCGTTTCAATCGCTTTTTCAGACAAATAATAAATCCATGAATCATCGTTGGCTAAATCAGTCCCTTTCCAAGCTGGTGGCCCCTGAATTTTATCCTTCAAAATAATCGACATATATAATCCTCCTTAATTAATATAATTTGTACCTTACTGAATTGGAGTCAGTTGTCTCAGTTTTCTTCGTAATATTTTTCCTGTAGAGTTCTTAGGCAACTCCTTGAGAAATTCAACTTGTTTAGGAAGCTTATACTTCGCAAGCTTATCCTGACAGAAATGGATAATGTCATCTATTGTGATCTGCTCATCCTTGACTACAACATAAGCTTTTACGATTTCTCCGTATCCTTCATCAGGAACTCCAACCACAGATGCTTCTACAATAGAAGGATGCTGATACAATACTTCCTCTACTTCTCGAGGGTAGACATTGTATCCGCCAACAATTATGATGTCTTTCTTGCGATCAACAATGTAGATGTATTCTTCTTCATCCATTTTCGCCAGATCACCCGTGAAAAACCATTCATCCATTAGGGCAGCATTTGTATCTTCCGGCATCCCTAAGTATCCCTTCATTACATTTGGTCCTTGAACAACTAATTCTCCGATTTCTCCCCTTGGCAATTCGTCCCCTTCCTCATTGACAACCCTGCTTTTGACACCTGGAATATTCAAACCGATAGAGCCGGGCTTACGGGTCCCCCTTAAAGGATTAAAAGCGACGACAGGAGAAGTTTCTGAGAGCCCATACCCTTCTAAGATAGTAACGTTAAACTTGTTTTGGAAATTTTGGAGCAGCTCAACAGGAATGGAAGCTCCTCCAGATATACACAAGCGAATGGATAAGAAATATTCCGCAGAGGCTTCAGGCAATTGATAGATAAAGTTGTACATCGTAGGAACTCCAACAAAAACCGTTGCTTGTTTTTGCCGAATAGTATTAACAACATCTTGAGGGCTAAATTTAGGCACGATAATGACCGTTGCCCCACAAGAAATGGCATTATTCAGACAAACGGTCATACAGAAAACATGAAACATCGGCAGAACAGCTACTACACGATCTTCATCATACAGTTCCAATAGGTTTGAAATAGTTTTTGCATTAGAAGCCAAATTTCGATGAGATAACATCGCACCTTTTGGTTTACCAGTTGTCCCTGACGTGTAGAGAATGACAGCAAGGTCTTCTTCATGGGTGAAAGGGCTTTCAAAATCTGGATTACTTGTTTCCATTAGACGCTCCCATGTCCATTCTTGACTCATGGCATCTACATAAATAAAGCAAGTTATATTTTTAGATTTTTCTTTTAATTCAGATATTTTAGAACCTACGGATGCGTGTCCAATAACCACCTTGGCCTGACTATTGTCTAAAATATAGCTGATTTCCCTTTGGGTAAACATAGGATTGATAGGAATAGCAATTGCACCTATACGTAAAATACCATAGTACGCAATGATGAATTCAGGGCTGTTACCTAATATAAGAGCTACCCCATCTCCTTTCCCCACTCCTTGAGCAGACAAGCCAGCAGCAAATTGATCCACCAACTGATTTAATTCCCTATAAGTTACACTTATATCTTCATAGATATAAGCGTATTTTTCAGGGAATTTTCTGGCGCTCCTCCTCAAATTTTCATTTAAATTAAAAGCCATGAAAAATTCGCCTCCCTTTTTTAAATATTTAGATTATTGTTACTATTCTTACTACAATTATACTGTTAAGTAATAATAAAAT is a genomic window containing:
- a CDS encoding TauD/TfdA family dioxygenase, which translates into the protein MSIILKDKIQGPPAWKGTDLANDDSWIYYLSEKAIETLENALSHVQQKCLKAPDFTKEDFPIPDLFNEIEYFVEELENGRGFLLIRGLPLERYTDEEASIIYWGLGLHMGIPVSQNANGDLLGHVIDKGLSLENSNVRGYQTKLHLPFHADGSDVVGLLSLRKGKTGGYSSIVSSMAVYNEILEKYPEYLGILSRPFFFDRRGEEGPGESPVFTSPIFNYFDGKLSCRYVRLFIESAQEKTGIQLSKVEVEALDLLDSLLHDENMHFNMMLEPGDMQFVNNYVVLHSRTQYEDYAEPERKRHLLRLWLTMPNGREISPDFAMFIDENTGKPGRGGIPARQKTSGGIIESLK
- a CDS encoding long-chain-fatty-acid--CoA ligase, encoding MAFNLNENLRRSARKFPEKYAYIYEDISVTYRELNQLVDQFAAGLSAQGVGKGDGVALILGNSPEFIIAYYGILRIGAIAIPINPMFTQREISYILDNSQAKVVIGHASVGSKISELKEKSKNITCFIYVDAMSQEWTWERLMETSNPDFESPFTHEEDLAVILYTSGTTGKPKGAMLSHRNLASNAKTISNLLELYDEDRVVAVLPMFHVFCMTVCLNNAISCGATVIIVPKFSPQDVVNTIRQKQATVFVGVPTMYNFIYQLPEASAEYFLSIRLCISGGASIPVELLQNFQNKFNVTILEGYGLSETSPVVAFNPLRGTRKPGSIGLNIPGVKSRVVNEEGDELPRGEIGELVVQGPNVMKGYLGMPEDTNAALMDEWFFTGDLAKMDEEEYIYIVDRKKDIIIVGGYNVYPREVEEVLYQHPSIVEASVVGVPDEGYGEIVKAYVVVKDEQITIDDIIHFCQDKLAKYKLPKQVEFLKELPKNSTGKILRRKLRQLTPIQ